One part of the Cyprinus carpio isolate SPL01 chromosome B12, ASM1834038v1, whole genome shotgun sequence genome encodes these proteins:
- the LOC109084539 gene encoding protein pelota homolog has protein sequence MKLVHKDIEKDNAGQVTLIPEEAEDMWHTYNLLQVGDSLRASTIRKVQTESSTGSVGSSRVRTTLTLCVETIDFDSQACQLRVKGTNIQENQYVKMGAYHTIELELNRKFTLAKKVWDSVVLDRIEQACDPAQKADVAAVVMQEGLANLVLVTPAMTLLRAKVEVTIPRKRKGSCTQHDKALERFYEAVMQGILRHFSFDVVKCILVASPGFVKDQFISYLFKEAVRQDCKILLENRSKFMVVHSSSGHKYSLKEVLCDPAVTARLSDTKAAGEVKALEDFYKMLQQEPDRAFYGLAHVERASEALAVDILLISDKLFRHQDIATRSRYVRLVDNVKENGGNVRIFSSLHVSGDQLNQLSGVAAILRFPITDVSEAEEDSSSDED, from the exons ATGAAGTTGGTTCATAAAGACATCGAGAAGGATAATGCCGG tcaGGTGACACTAATACCTGAGGAAGCAGAGGATATGTGGCACACCTACAACCTGCTGCAGGTGGGCGACAGCCTCAGAGCCTCAACCATCAG GAAAGTGCAGACAGAGTCCTCCACAGGCAGTGTGGGCAGTTCACGTGTGCGCACCACACTGACTTTATGTGTGGAGACGATAGACTTTGATTCCCAGGCCTGTCAGCTCAGAGTCAAAGGAACAAACATCCAGGAGAACCAGTATGTCAAG ATGGGTGCCTATCATACCATTGAACTGGAGCTCAACAGGAAGTTCACACTTGCCAAAAAAGTCTGGGACAGCGTGGTGTTGGACAGAATTG AGCAGGCATGTGACCCTGCTCAGAAAGCAGATGTGGCTGCAGTTGTGATGCAGGAAGGTCTGGCCAATCTGGTTCTCGTGACTCCAGCCATGACCTTACTAAGGGCAAAGGTTGAGGTCACCATCCCCCGCAAGAGGAAAGGCAGTTGTACTCAACATGACAAG GCATTGGAGAGATTTTACGAGGCTGTCATGCAGGGCATTCTTAGACACTTCAGTTTTGATG tGGTGAAGTGTATTCTGGTGGCCAGTCCTGGATTTGTGAAAGATCAGTTCATCTCATACCTGTTTAAAGAGGCGGTGAGGCAAGACTGTAAAATTCTCCTggagaacagatccaaattcatgGTGGTGCACTCCTCATCTGGACACAAATATTCACTCAAAG AAGTGCTGTGTGATCCAGCAGTCACCGCCCGATTGTCTGACACCAAG gcAGCTGGAGAGGTTAAGGCTTTGGAAGACTTTTACAAGATGCTTCAACAGGAGCCTGATCGAGCTTTCTATGG ATTGGCTCATGTGGAAAGAGCGAGTGAAGCTTTAGCTGTTGACATCCTGCTGATCAGTGACAAACTATTTAG ACATCAAGACATAGCCACTCGCAGCCGGTATGTTCGGCTTGTAGACAACGTGAAGGAAAATGGAGGAAATGTCAG AATATTCTCAAGCCTGCACGTATCTGGAGATC AGTTGAATCAGTTGAGTGGAGTGGCGGCCATCCTGAGGTTCCCCATCACTGATGTGTCTGAAGCTGAGGAGGACAGCAGCTCTGATGAAGACTAA